CCCCTGAAGTCCTCAGTGAAGCGGGTGTTGAGAGTCAGAGAGATATACTACAATGACCTCCTTGAGATTGATGGCAGAGACGTGCTCTTCAGGGTAGGCTGCGAGGCGGGGACGTACATAAGGAAACTCTGCTTCGACATAGGTGAGGCTCTTGGTGTCGGGGCACACATGAAGGAACTGCGAAGAACACGCGTTGGACGGCTTGTGGAGGACGAGCATCTCTGCAGTCTTCATGACCTGAAAGACGCCTACGAGTTCTACAAGCAGGACAAGGATGAGACCCAACTACGCCGTTATCTGCTTCCTGTCGAATACGCACTCTTGCACCTTCCCTACATTGAGGTACGTGACAGTGCAGTCAATGCAGTGTGTTATGGTGCCGACTTGGCCGCAACGGGTGTGACAGCTGTCTCCTCAGACATCAAGAACAAAGACATGGTGGTCATCAAGACACAGAAGGGCGAGGCGGTTGCCATTGCTCGAGCATCTGTCACGAGCGAGGCGATTGTCAAGGCCAACAGAGGCATAGTGGCAACGACCGACCGGGTGCTCATGGAGAGGGACAGATACCCAACCATGTGGAAGAAGAGAGAGGCACAGGAGCCAGAGGAGTCGTCCTGAATCGTGATTGGTCAGCTCCGGACCGGTCCAGTGCGTCCGCCATGCATACCTCTAGAGTACAATTAGGATTAAGTACGTTCCTGACCAGTGTCAGATGGGCCCTGGAGCGGAAGAGCGACTGACGGTACCTGCCTGTTCAAAGAGGCAGGCGCTGAGGAAGCTCCCAACTACGCGCCGACACCAGTCTTGCGCAAGCAATGGGGTGAGAGCCTCGCTCTGGGAACAGAAACGAGACCCCCGGACCGGGCGTGACGATGATTCGGCCATTCGAGCCGCTGAGAAT
This window of the Candidatus Thorarchaeota archaeon genome carries:
- a CDS encoding RNA-guided pseudouridylation complex pseudouridine synthase subunit Cbf5, encoding MPRLLPADRPRERLLRAQDSTDPAYGFAYLERLPMDYLLQNSVVVLDKPAGPTSHEVVSWVKRILNVDRAGHSGTLDPSVTGVLPIGVGRATKAMQALLTAGKEYVCLMELHDTVSEDRIRAVVEEFTGKIYQKPPLKSSVKRVLRVREIYYNDLLEIDGRDVLFRVGCEAGTYIRKLCFDIGEALGVGAHMKELRRTRVGRLVEDEHLCSLHDLKDAYEFYKQDKDETQLRRYLLPVEYALLHLPYIEVRDSAVNAVCYGADLAATGVTAVSSDIKNKDMVVIKTQKGEAVAIARASVTSEAIVKANRGIVATTDRVLMERDRYPTMWKKREAQEPEESS